The genome window CAAGGATTCGTCTGTAAAAAACCGACCCTTCCTCGGCATGCAACAGGCACACCTAGGAAGGGTTTGGGTTTTCAACTTTAACTAATCTGAATTGGTTTATACCTGCTATCTCAGGGCTGTAGTTGGCTTATTTCCCATTACTGGTGGCTGGTAGAAATCGACAATCGAGTTGGTATACTTGCAGTAATCCAGCGGATTGGTGATCTGGAACACTTTCGGCTGTTTTGCACCAACCGGTATCAGCATCAGTGACTTTTTAGAGTCTACCGTCTGGCGTTCAAAAGCTACGCCTTCGCGGTTATCGAAGCGCACATCAAAGTAGTACAGGTATGGGTAGATCCAGTTTACGTACTGCGCTTTGCTGGTACCGGAAAGACTTCTGATCTCCAGTTTGTTATAGTTGTTGGCAATGGCCTGCTGAAATTCCACGGCATTTAGCGGTACATTATTCAGCACCGGCATTACGTCAAACTGTCCATCCAGCATTACCCATTTCTTCAGGTCTGGCAGGTATACTTCTAATAACACATGACCGGCACCATACTGGGTAGTTTCTACATCTTTTGTTTTAAGGCCCAGACGACGTGCCGGCAACCCAATGGCATTCAGGCTGGCAGCGGTTACTGTTCCATACTCCACACAACGGAACTGCTTTCCTGCTTTAGCTTCGGCAAGTATAGTCAGTGCATCAGGCTTAGAAGGTTCATTCATACCATTGTGCTTCCACTGCTTATGCACCCAGTTTACCATGCGTAGCGCTCTTTCAGTATCGTTGGTAGCGCCTTTTACAATTTCATCCAGGTTATATTGCTCGCGCAGGGTGTTCAGGAAATCATTGTTCTTGTTCTGCTCATAGATCAAAGTATAAGCTGGTATCGTATTGGTCTCATTAAACTTCTGCGCCACAAAACCATAGCCTTTTATTTCAGTCAGGGCGTAGTCTTTGCCGTTCAGTAACACATAAAATTTGTGCGACTTGCCCGGCTTCACGTTAAAGCTGATCGAATCGGAATCGGTATGGAAAGCGAATTTTACTTTATTGTTAGGTACTGGCACCTGCATTACATCTACCTCAATCTGTGGCGATACATTCCAGTTACCTCTCACCCATTCAGAGCCGATCTTATAATCAGCAACAGCATTTTTCGCCGCAATTACAGGTAAGCCTTTATAAGTTTTTTGTGCGATGGCCGGCACTACCAGCATTAGTAACACAAACAGAGATGATAATGATTTTTTCATGGTTTTATTTAGTACTTAAGGTTATAGATCAAATCTTCAGACTATACCAGCGTCATCGGAGTCCTCTGCAGCGCAGGTATAGTTTGGGTATATCTTTCAGACTACTTCGCGGCCAGCTTCTGGCCTTTCAGGTGTTTTAGGGCGCGCTCCAGCACAGGGTCTTTTTTCTGGATGTAATCCTGCAGGGTCATTTTTACTTCTATATCCGGCTTCACACCATAGCCAACAAACTCGCGGCCGTCCGGGTAGGTATCTTTTTTAGTACAGATGCGGGCCATACCGCCACCTGGCAGCTCGAACATAAATGGCTGACCGGTGCTGCCAAAAGAGTTCTCTCCTATTTTGGTCATGTGTTGCTGATTATCGGCATAGATCAGGAAATCTTCGGCGGCGGATGCGGTGCGATGCCCGATAAGTATAGCGGTAGGCACGATCACTTTCTCACTTTGCTTTACCTTGTTCTGAGCAGGTTTGTAATCAAAAGTGTGCATCAGTTTATCCTGGTAAGCCAGCAGCGAGCGGGTAGCCCATTCGTTGTTAACCGTATCTTTTGCTTCTGTAAACTTGCCCCATGCTTTAAAGCTGGCCAGGTGCTGGCGCGTAGAATTTTTAGAACCATACAACAGCGTGTCCGGGCTCAGGTAATTCAGTATCTCAACACCTATACTTGTAGAGCCGCCCCCGTTGCCACGCAGGTCAACTATAAGGGCTTTGGCTTTGCGCAGCTCCGGCAACACCTGCATAAACAGCTCATTTATCTTCGGGTCATGAAATCCGTTCAGGGCCAGGTAAGCGGTCTGGTTCGGGTACCACTTCAGTTCCAGCAGCTCGCGTTTTTCCATAGCCGGGTAAACTTCCTTCTCAGTTGTTTTGGCATGGGTAAGTGAGAGAGTTTTTACTTTGCCCTTTGGTGTTCTATAGGTAATGTTATAGGTTTCACCTTTCAGGCCTTTCAGCATATTGGCAATAGCCCAGTCCATCAGCACATAATCCGTGGACGAGGAAATGTAGGGCAACACGTGCTGCTTCAAGTAATCTGCAGTTGACTGTCCGTTTACTTCTATGATCTCACTGCCTACCGGTACTTCCTGTTTCGCACTCAGGTTGGTTCTGGTAATAATGGCTTTGTTATCGATGTTGGTCAGGAAGATCCTATACTTGCCGAACATGTTGGTATACTGCATTGTATCGATGCGTTGCGGAAAGTATACATTGGTATGGCCGTCGTTCAGCAGGGCACAGAATTTCTGCAGCTCGCGGTAATATTCGTAGTCATTTGGTGTTTGCTGTACTTTGGTAATGGCTTCGCGATAAGCATTGTCCCATTTGGTGCGGTCCACTTTATCCAGGTACACGAAGTTATAGTTTACCTCCTGCCAGAATTTCGACAGGCCGTATACTTTGTCGGCAACAGATAAGGTGTTAGGTAGTTGGGCCTTAGCTACAAAAGTAAGCAGCAACAGGAATGGCACTAAAATTTTTTTCATAGGTAGTTTATAGTTGACACTTTAATAATCTATTCGGTTCTGAGAGATGTGATCGGGTTGGCTATGGCCGTTTTAATAGCATGGAAACTGAGCGTAACCATCGCAATTATGAAAGTAGAAATACACGCTATGGCAAATACCCACCAACTCAATTCTGTGCGGTCAGCGTAGTCCTGCAGCCAGCCATTCATCAGGTACCAGCCCAGCGGCAAAGCAATTACATTGGCTACCAGCACCAGCTTCAGGAAATCTTTACTCAGCATGAACACGATACTCGAAACAGAGGCCCCCATCACTTTTCGGATACCGATCTCTTTTGTGCGTTGCTCAGCGGTGAAAAGTGCCAGCCCGAACAACCCAAGGCAGGAAATAAAGATGGCAATGCCGGCAAAGTACTTGGTGAGCTGCCCAATAATCGCCTCTGTCTTGTAGATCTGCTCGTAATCGTCGTCTATAAAATGATACTCAAAAGGGAAAGCCGGATTATGCTTTTTAAGCACACGCTCCATTTTGGCAAGGGCCTCGGTTGTTTTGCCCTGGGCAATGCGTGCCAGCATAAAGTTGTTATTCTGAGGCTGCAACCGCATTACCAGCGGCTGCACTTTTAACTGTATTGGGGCAGTATGGAAGTTCCTGATCACCCCTACAATAGTCCCTTTACGCTCCCACTCCAGCCACTCTCCAACTGGCTCTTTTAACTGCATCAGTCGGGCAGCCTCTTCATTTATCATGTAGGCTGCTGTGTCGGTGCCAAATTCTCTTGAGAACTCCCGGCCACTTTTCAGTTTTACATCCAGTGTTTTCAGCAGGTCGTAATCCACATTTAATGTACTGAACAGGATATCGGCATTCGGGTCTTTGCCTTTCCAGTTTATACTGGTAGAGTTGCCTACTTCTATCGGGCTCTGGTCTGTTGACGAAACGGCAACTATACCCGGCGTATTCATCAGCTCACGTTTTACCACTTCATAGCGGTTTCGTAATTCCCCCTCCAGCGGCACATACACCAGATTCTCGCGGTCCATGCCTATGTTTTTGGTGCGGATAAAGTGTAGTTGCAGGTATACTACCAGCGTACTGATGATCAGCAATCCTGAAAGTATAAACTGAAATACCACCAGGCCTTTGCGGAATATACCCACCCCTTTATTCATTTTCACAGTGCCCTTCAGCACCACCGCCGGATTAAAAGACGACAGAAAAAAGGCCGGGTAACTACCTGAAACAATGCCTGTAAGTAAAGCCACGCCCAGCAACATAGCCAGCAGCACCGGGTTAGTAAGGTCAAGTTCAATAAACTTACCGGTCAACTCGTTAAACTGCGGCAGCAGCATACCTGCCAGGTTCAGGGCCAGGAAGAGCGCCAGGAAAGCGATCAGTACCGACTCTACCATAAACTGCTTTACCAGCGACGATTTATTGGCACCAATGGCTTTGCGTACACCCACTTCTTTAGCGCGTTTGGCAGAGCGGGCCGTAGCCAGGTTCATGAAGTTGATGCAGGCAATAACAAGTATAAACAGCGCCACAATCGTAAACAGCCGCACATTCTCTATTCTGCCGCCACCTACTTTACCCGCCCTGAAATCGCTGTATAGATACATATCTGCCACAGCCTGCACAAACACATCCGAGTCGTCTTCCTTATTATGTTTGCTGATGATCGGCTCCACTTTTTTATTGAAGGCATCAACGTCTGTTCCGGGTTGTAGCTGTACAAATGTGCGGATACCATAAGCGCCCCACAGTTTTGTCCATTCGTGCATCGGGTCGTTGGCCAGGTCCTGGTAAGGCATCAGGTAATCGAACTGCAACGACGAGTTTTCAGGAATATCCTTTAAAATGCCTGTGATGCGGTAGCTCTGCTGGTTGTTTACTTTCACTATTTTATTCAGAGCCGCGTCAGCAGAGCCAAACAAATTTTCGGCTTTCTCTTCTGTGATAACCATTGTATTGGGCTGCTGCAAAGCCTGTGCTGGGCTGCCATGCTGCAGCGGAAAAGTAAACATCTTCAGGAAGGCAGGATCTACGTAGCGGCCTGTCAATTTCAGAGCTTTGTCGCCGTATGCAAAAAGTTGTGTAGACGACCAGTTCATGCGTGCAGCCTCTTTTACTTCCGGCATTTCTGCTTTCAGTGCTTCAGCCAGCGGGCCCGGATTTGCATCTGTGTTCAGATCATCGGCACCCGGGTAATGCTGTATTACCCGCACACGGTACAGGTTGTTCAGGTCACTGTGAAAACGGTTAAAACTAAGCTCATCCCGCACCCACAAAAGTATAAGTATACTACAGGTCATACCCAGCGCCAACCCCGAGATGTTGATCAGGGAAAAAACTTTGTGTCGCATCAGGTTGCGGTAGGCCATTTTCAGGTAGTTCTTTAGCATAGTTTCAGAAATTTATCGGCTCAGGTAAAATACTTTATTTTGAACTGCAGCTAACAGATGCTGCCTGCTGGCAAACTAGTAAGAAATTAAAATGCCAATTTTGCAAATGATTGATTTATAGTGATTTACATAAATCATAGATCTTAAAACTGTCCGCTTCCGATACACATTTTGGGAGGACACCTGTGCGGTTGTGTTACAGCATTTTAAGGGGCCGGAAACTATAAATTGTATTAAGCTACCCTTTGTAAGATGGCAGCAGACTCCCTGTTTGCAGGCTATAAACTAGAGAAGTATAAAACTCCGGATAAATTATTTAAATTCGGTATCAGAACCAGAATTGCTTGCACTATGGCCACAGGAAAAACAGGCAGAGTATTAATAGTTGACGACGAAACCGACGTACTTTTTGCGCTGAAAATGCTGCTGAAGACCGAGGTAAAGGAAGTTATTACTGAGAAGAACCCGGATAACCTGCTGAGCTTGCTGGCAAAAGAAAAGTTTGATGTCATTTTACTGGACATGAACTTTAAGAGTGCTCTGAACACCGGCAACGAAGGCCTGTACTGGCTGCGGCAGATCCTGGACAAAGACAAGGACGCCACGGTTATATTGATCACGGCCTACGGCGATGTAGAGTTGGCTGTACGGTCGCTGAAGCAAGGCGCTTACGACTTTATAGTAAAGCCCTGGCACAACGACAAACTGCTGGAAACGCTGCACAACGCCCTGCAGGCTAAAAGCGGCAAAAAGTCAGGCAAAGCAGCTATACAGCAGCACACTACCATACTTGGCGAATCGGAAGCGATACAGGATATACTTTATAAAATAGAGAAAATTGCGCCTACCGAAGCCAACGTGCTTATACTTGGCGAAAACGGAACGGGAAAAGAGTTGGTAGCCCGTGCATTGCACGAAAAATCTTTCAGAGCCGGTAAGCCTTTTGTAAGTGTGGACGTGGCTGCCCTGACAGATACCTTGTTTGAGAGTGAGCTTTTTGGGTTTAAGAAAGGTGCGTTTACTGATGCCAAAGAAGACAGAAAAGGGCGTTTCGAAGCTGCAAATGGCGGCACTTTGTTTTTAGATGAGATCGGCAACATCTCCCCGGCTATGCAGGCCAAACTGCTTACTGTTCTGCAAAACCGGCAGGTAACGCCGCTGGGCTCCAACACGCCTGTGCCTGTAGATATCCGGTTAATATCCGCTACCAACGAACCAATTTACGAACTGGCCGCTAAGAACCTGTTCCGTAAAGACCTGATATACCGCATCAATACCGTAGAAATTACACTACCGCCTTTGCGTGGCCGTGGCAATGATGTAGAACTGCTGGCCCGTCATTTTGCAAAAGTATACGCCGAAAAAAATCATAAGCCTGTACCTGAATTTGCACCTGCTACTTTGCAAAAATTAAGGCAACATAGCTGGCCGGGCAACGTGCGTGAACTACAACATGCCGTAGAGCGGGCCATTATATTGGCTGAAGGCAACGTACTACAACCCCAGGATTTCAGTTTCTCGGCCATGGAGCTTGCCCCTGCCACACAGGCTATACCTGCTTTTGCTGCCGATGCAAGCATGCCTTTAAGTGAAATTGAGCGTGAGACCATACGCCGCGTAATCGAGAAGAACAAAGGCAACATCTCAAAAGCTGCCAAAGAACTCGGCCTTACCCGCACTGCCCTTTACCGCCGCCTGAACAAATATGATATTTAAACGACTGGAGCTCGGGCTGTTTGTCCGGTTTATACTTTTGCTGGGCATGATGTACGTCACGCTGGCTTACCTGACACAGTTTACCTGGCTGCAGGTAACATCGGGTATACTGGTGATGCTGGCACAGGTCTGGGAGATGGCACGGTATGTAACCCGCAGCAATAACGAGTTGGCCAGGTTCCTGGAGGCCGCAAAACAACGCGACTTTTCGCAGCGCTTCAACGAACATTCTAACACCTCTCTGCAGGAGCTGCACAAAGCTTTTAACCTGATCAACAATACGTTTAAACAGCTGCACATAGAGCGCGAAGCGCAGTTCCAGTACATGCAAACTATACTTCAGTTGGTTGATACCGGTATTATAGCAGTAGATGCGGAAACCGGCGAAGTGGAATGGGTAAATGATGCCTTCAAAAAGATACTAGGTGTACCTTACCTGAAAAGTATAAACTCCCTTGAGAGCCGCTACCCTGCCCTGTACACGCATCTGAAAAGTATAAAGTCCGGGGATAGTGAACTGGTAAAACTGAAGTTACCAACCGGGCAGTCGCAGTTATTGATTTCGGCAACGGCTTTTACTCTGCAGCACCGCAACCTGTTACTTATAGTTCTGAAAAACGTCAGCGCCACCGTAGATGCCACCGAAACTGAAGCTTGGCAAAAACTGCTCCGCGTCATGACGCACGAAATCATGAACTCTGTTGCTCCCATTGCGTCGCTGGCTGATACCTTGGGTAAACATTTACACTCAGAACGCAATCGCTATACTTTGGAGCCGGATACGCCTGTAGATGTGGAGCTTTTAGAAGACACGGAAGAAGGCATCAGCATCATTAAAAAGCGCAGCGAAGGACTGTTACGTTTCACGCAGTTTTACCGAAACCTAAACAAGCAACAGCACCTTAACCTCACCACCATTTACGTGCAGGAGCTTATCGGAAGTATAGATACCCTGATGCGCCCGCGCATGGAAGAGGAAGGCATTGAGTTTATCTGCAAAGTATCATCCCCAGCTATAACTATACCCGGCGACGTGAACCTGCTGGAGCAGGTGCTCATCAATCTGATTACCAATGCACAACGGGCAGTACGCAATCGGCCATCTCCACAAATTATACTTGTAGCCAAACAGCAGGACAGCAAGGTAACGATTGAGGTACACGATAACGGCACCGGCATACCCGAAGAACTGCTTGAAAATATTTTTATACCTTTCTTTACGTCTCATAAAGAAGGCTCTGGCATTGGCTTAAGCTTGTCAAAACACATTATGCACCTGCACAAAGGCACTATTCAGGTAGAAAGCGAAGAAGGGATTGGCAGTATC of Pontibacter deserti contains these proteins:
- a CDS encoding sigma-54-dependent transcriptional regulator, giving the protein MATGKTGRVLIVDDETDVLFALKMLLKTEVKEVITEKNPDNLLSLLAKEKFDVILLDMNFKSALNTGNEGLYWLRQILDKDKDATVILITAYGDVELAVRSLKQGAYDFIVKPWHNDKLLETLHNALQAKSGKKSGKAAIQQHTTILGESEAIQDILYKIEKIAPTEANVLILGENGTGKELVARALHEKSFRAGKPFVSVDVAALTDTLFESELFGFKKGAFTDAKEDRKGRFEAANGGTLFLDEIGNISPAMQAKLLTVLQNRQVTPLGSNTPVPVDIRLISATNEPIYELAAKNLFRKDLIYRINTVEITLPPLRGRGNDVELLARHFAKVYAEKNHKPVPEFAPATLQKLRQHSWPGNVRELQHAVERAIILAEGNVLQPQDFSFSAMELAPATQAIPAFAADASMPLSEIERETIRRVIEKNKGNISKAAKELGLTRTALYRRLNKYDI
- a CDS encoding sensor histidine kinase, whose amino-acid sequence is MIFKRLELGLFVRFILLLGMMYVTLAYLTQFTWLQVTSGILVMLAQVWEMARYVTRSNNELARFLEAAKQRDFSQRFNEHSNTSLQELHKAFNLINNTFKQLHIEREAQFQYMQTILQLVDTGIIAVDAETGEVEWVNDAFKKILGVPYLKSINSLESRYPALYTHLKSIKSGDSELVKLKLPTGQSQLLISATAFTLQHRNLLLIVLKNVSATVDATETEAWQKLLRVMTHEIMNSVAPIASLADTLGKHLHSERNRYTLEPDTPVDVELLEDTEEGISIIKKRSEGLLRFTQFYRNLNKQQHLNLTTIYVQELIGSIDTLMRPRMEEEGIEFICKVSSPAITIPGDVNLLEQVLINLITNAQRAVRNRPSPQIILVAKQQDSKVTIEVHDNGTGIPEELLENIFIPFFTSHKEGSGIGLSLSKHIMHLHKGTIQVESEEGIGSIFKLEF
- a CDS encoding ABC transporter permease; protein product: MLKNYLKMAYRNLMRHKVFSLINISGLALGMTCSILILLWVRDELSFNRFHSDLNNLYRVRVIQHYPGADDLNTDANPGPLAEALKAEMPEVKEAARMNWSSTQLFAYGDKALKLTGRYVDPAFLKMFTFPLQHGSPAQALQQPNTMVITEEKAENLFGSADAALNKIVKVNNQQSYRITGILKDIPENSSLQFDYLMPYQDLANDPMHEWTKLWGAYGIRTFVQLQPGTDVDAFNKKVEPIISKHNKEDDSDVFVQAVADMYLYSDFRAGKVGGGRIENVRLFTIVALFILVIACINFMNLATARSAKRAKEVGVRKAIGANKSSLVKQFMVESVLIAFLALFLALNLAGMLLPQFNELTGKFIELDLTNPVLLAMLLGVALLTGIVSGSYPAFFLSSFNPAVVLKGTVKMNKGVGIFRKGLVVFQFILSGLLIISTLVVYLQLHFIRTKNIGMDRENLVYVPLEGELRNRYEVVKRELMNTPGIVAVSSTDQSPIEVGNSTSINWKGKDPNADILFSTLNVDYDLLKTLDVKLKSGREFSREFGTDTAAYMINEEAARLMQLKEPVGEWLEWERKGTIVGVIRNFHTAPIQLKVQPLVMRLQPQNNNFMLARIAQGKTTEALAKMERVLKKHNPAFPFEYHFIDDDYEQIYKTEAIIGQLTKYFAGIAIFISCLGLFGLALFTAEQRTKEIGIRKVMGASVSSIVFMLSKDFLKLVLVANVIALPLGWYLMNGWLQDYADRTELSWWVFAIACISTFIIAMVTLSFHAIKTAIANPITSLRTE
- a CDS encoding transglutaminase-like domain-containing protein, with protein sequence MKKSLSSLFVLLMLVVPAIAQKTYKGLPVIAAKNAVADYKIGSEWVRGNWNVSPQIEVDVMQVPVPNNKVKFAFHTDSDSISFNVKPGKSHKFYVLLNGKDYALTEIKGYGFVAQKFNETNTIPAYTLIYEQNKNNDFLNTLREQYNLDEIVKGATNDTERALRMVNWVHKQWKHNGMNEPSKPDALTILAEAKAGKQFRCVEYGTVTAASLNAIGLPARRLGLKTKDVETTQYGAGHVLLEVYLPDLKKWVMLDGQFDVMPVLNNVPLNAVEFQQAIANNYNKLEIRSLSGTSKAQYVNWIYPYLYYFDVRFDNREGVAFERQTVDSKKSLMLIPVGAKQPKVFQITNPLDYCKYTNSIVDFYQPPVMGNKPTTALR
- a CDS encoding S41 family peptidase, with protein sequence MKKILVPFLLLLTFVAKAQLPNTLSVADKVYGLSKFWQEVNYNFVYLDKVDRTKWDNAYREAITKVQQTPNDYEYYRELQKFCALLNDGHTNVYFPQRIDTMQYTNMFGKYRIFLTNIDNKAIITRTNLSAKQEVPVGSEIIEVNGQSTADYLKQHVLPYISSSTDYVLMDWAIANMLKGLKGETYNITYRTPKGKVKTLSLTHAKTTEKEVYPAMEKRELLELKWYPNQTAYLALNGFHDPKINELFMQVLPELRKAKALIVDLRGNGGGSTSIGVEILNYLSPDTLLYGSKNSTRQHLASFKAWGKFTEAKDTVNNEWATRSLLAYQDKLMHTFDYKPAQNKVKQSEKVIVPTAILIGHRTASAAEDFLIYADNQQHMTKIGENSFGSTGQPFMFELPGGGMARICTKKDTYPDGREFVGYGVKPDIEVKMTLQDYIQKKDPVLERALKHLKGQKLAAK